The following coding sequences lie in one Candidatus Kryptobacter tengchongensis genomic window:
- a CDS encoding PAS domain S-box-containing protein translates to MFFGLRLLSQILNFVFSFFPTVTLVYLAYKIWDRKRVPSGFFQLFFALILTFVASFQVFILVLFFEYLYDYEASIATIVFWIGLIFALWGINKVGENISQNLSEEINKIIKWVVFLSLVFLVFYYLPIYFKIQRTLIWKVGALFYGFSSVSLWGIFTSIALIAGMVPEMRSKANVLKILSFYFLIEPLIYLTFVAFEVLPSWLFTARMLMSAVSVVIALYVVFFTLLFTLRYLNQIISGVERVYSGRIKLVSLRRIKKFVLTSIPFIGILLFLQAFLIKKYIEFEVERYAREKEKLLRSVGNNIEFALNESFKILKDLSEDKDVIEINIPMLHLKYARVFPRFPDYIRNVSRVDENGILRYTYPVDPKAIGRDVSYQEHNKKFLMLKKPVVSSVFKAVQGYDAVVLEYPVFDSKGKFRGGVSCLIDVEKMLEHFTKMTGGGLDEFLIFSVNSGSVLFASNYNFVGGNFYDVLNKLVRSDVKSLVAGEINSSSSNGTVIVGRHKWLRKINFAFSFVRFELLDDNTEAWAIVNLIDEENLLKRYGYHLQVYYILLFASLLILGYLLFIYFNSVKYSFDLEEELDRQVRVVFDSERKYRELADNPFVGLAIYDENGFISVNRRLCEILGYELDELMKLTPFDFIHPEDRDKWVERAIKLLHGEYAPERTSYRAIKRDGSIAYLVCYSKLINHGGKPAVQTVIFDATKEKMQEDMLRHLQRVESIGTFTMGMAHDFNNILQIIIASAQMIDLKAKKRELKSEDLVKYIDNIISISNRGAELIKRLKIFARKEIPNAEIVDLGQIVLNSAEIMKSVFPKFIEIEVKIDSEGIKVYGSKTEIQQALLNICVNAKDAIIEKKEKGLLDGPGKITIEVSVKNISLEEAEIFKVSSGKYACISVVDNGIGMDEKTRERVFEPFFTTKKPEIGTGLGMSTVFGIVSSHGGFIRIDSKLGEGTKVEFCLPLVDEISQKVAVSVESVKKVDKKSAVMIVSEKNDLREKLIEAMRGAGFEVLCSEDKVIAVKMLSENLDKVDLILINSKTQRLKLKDTIAELKILKPDVKIVLLYSTPETEGIDGVEVLEKPEDQITRIFENLKNVK, encoded by the coding sequence ATGTTTTTTGGGTTAAGGTTGCTTAGCCAGATTTTAAATTTTGTTTTCTCTTTCTTTCCTACAGTGACATTAGTGTATCTTGCCTATAAAATCTGGGATAGAAAAAGGGTGCCTTCTGGTTTTTTTCAGCTCTTTTTCGCTTTGATTTTGACCTTCGTTGCTTCCTTTCAGGTTTTTATTTTAGTTTTATTCTTTGAGTATCTTTATGATTACGAAGCATCTATAGCGACGATTGTCTTCTGGATTGGGTTAATTTTTGCTCTGTGGGGCATAAACAAGGTTGGAGAAAATATATCTCAAAATTTGAGTGAGGAGATAAACAAAATTATCAAATGGGTTGTCTTTCTTTCTCTTGTTTTCCTCGTTTTTTACTACCTTCCGATTTACTTTAAAATTCAAAGAACCTTAATTTGGAAGGTTGGGGCTCTTTTCTATGGTTTTAGTTCTGTTTCGCTGTGGGGAATATTCACTTCAATTGCCTTGATTGCTGGCATGGTGCCAGAGATGAGAAGTAAAGCAAATGTTTTGAAAATCTTGAGTTTTTATTTTCTGATTGAACCTTTGATTTATCTTACTTTTGTGGCTTTTGAGGTTTTACCTTCATGGCTTTTTACCGCTCGTATGCTTATGTCTGCAGTGAGTGTTGTCATCGCTTTATATGTTGTTTTCTTCACATTACTTTTTACCTTGAGGTATTTGAATCAAATTATCTCTGGAGTTGAGAGGGTTTATTCTGGCAGGATAAAACTTGTTTCGCTTAGAAGGATAAAAAAGTTCGTTTTGACATCAATTCCATTTATAGGTATTTTGTTGTTTTTGCAAGCGTTCTTGATAAAGAAATATATTGAGTTTGAAGTTGAAAGATATGCTCGGGAAAAGGAGAAACTTTTACGAAGCGTCGGGAACAATATTGAATTTGCCTTAAATGAGTCGTTTAAAATACTTAAAGACCTTTCAGAGGATAAAGATGTGATTGAAATTAATATCCCAATGCTTCATTTAAAATATGCAAGGGTTTTCCCAAGATTCCCAGACTACATAAGGAATGTGAGCAGGGTTGATGAAAACGGAATTTTGAGATACACCTATCCGGTTGACCCGAAGGCAATTGGGCGTGATGTGAGTTATCAGGAGCATAATAAAAAGTTTTTGATGTTAAAGAAACCAGTTGTGAGCTCTGTTTTCAAAGCCGTTCAGGGTTATGATGCTGTTGTGCTTGAGTATCCAGTTTTTGATTCAAAAGGTAAGTTCAGGGGTGGGGTTTCATGTTTGATTGATGTTGAAAAAATGCTTGAGCACTTCACAAAGATGACGGGTGGGGGATTGGATGAGTTTTTAATTTTCAGCGTTAACTCTGGCTCTGTTCTTTTCGCAAGTAATTATAACTTCGTAGGGGGAAACTTTTATGATGTTTTAAATAAACTTGTCCGCTCGGATGTTAAATCTTTAGTTGCAGGTGAGATAAATAGTTCATCTTCAAATGGAACTGTAATTGTGGGGAGGCACAAATGGTTGAGGAAAATAAACTTTGCATTTTCATTTGTAAGATTTGAACTTTTAGATGATAATACAGAAGCGTGGGCGATTGTTAATCTGATTGATGAGGAAAATTTGCTTAAAAGATACGGATATCATTTACAGGTTTATTATATCCTGCTCTTTGCGTCACTTTTAATTCTCGGTTACCTTTTATTTATTTATTTCAACTCTGTGAAATATAGCTTTGATCTGGAGGAGGAACTTGACAGACAGGTCAGGGTGGTTTTTGATTCGGAGCGTAAATACAGGGAACTTGCCGATAATCCATTTGTTGGTTTGGCAATTTATGATGAGAATGGGTTTATATCTGTCAATAGAAGGTTGTGTGAAATTTTGGGGTATGAATTGGATGAACTTATGAAACTTACTCCATTTGATTTTATTCACCCTGAGGATAGGGATAAATGGGTTGAAAGGGCGATCAAGTTATTGCATGGTGAATATGCTCCAGAGCGAACTTCTTACAGAGCGATAAAGAGAGATGGAAGCATTGCTTATTTAGTGTGTTATTCCAAGTTAATTAATCATGGTGGGAAGCCAGCTGTCCAGACCGTTATTTTTGACGCCACAAAGGAGAAGATGCAGGAAGATATGCTCAGGCATTTACAAAGGGTTGAATCAATCGGGACATTTACGATGGGGATGGCGCATGATTTTAACAATATCTTGCAGATAATTATAGCTTCAGCGCAGATGATTGATTTGAAGGCGAAAAAGAGGGAGTTAAAGTCAGAAGATTTGGTGAAATACATTGATAATATAATTTCAATCTCAAATCGTGGAGCTGAGCTTATCAAGCGTTTGAAAATTTTTGCACGAAAGGAGATACCAAATGCTGAAATAGTTGATCTTGGGCAAATTGTTCTTAACAGCGCAGAGATTATGAAGTCAGTTTTTCCAAAGTTTATTGAGATTGAGGTTAAGATAGATTCTGAGGGGATTAAAGTTTATGGTTCAAAGACGGAAATTCAGCAGGCGTTGCTTAATATCTGTGTAAATGCCAAAGATGCCATAATTGAAAAGAAAGAAAAAGGTTTGCTTGATGGACCGGGGAAGATAACGATTGAGGTATCTGTAAAGAATATCTCGCTTGAGGAGGCGGAAATTTTTAAGGTAAGCTCGGGTAAATATGCATGTATTTCTGTTGTTGATAATGGAATTGGGATGGATGAAAAAACGAGGGAAAGGGTTTTTGAACCGTTTTTTACGACTAAAAAACCTGAAATTGGAACTGGGCTTGGGATGTCAACGGTGTTTGGAATTGTGAGCTCACATGGTGGGTTCATCAGGATTGATTCAAAGCTTGGCGAGGGGACAAAAGTTGAATTTTGCCTCCCTTTGGTTGATGAAATTTCGCAGAAAGTTGCGGTCTCGGTTGAATCTGTTAAGAAAGTGGATAAAAAGAGCGCTGTGATGATTGTTTCGGAGAAAAACGATTTAAGAGAAAAGTTGATAGAAGCGATGAGGGGTGCGGGGTTTGAGGTGTTATGCTCGGAGGATAAAGTTATTGCAGTTAAGATGTTAAGTGAAAATCTTGATAAAGTTGATTTGATTTTGATTAACTCAAAAACACAGAGATTGAAGTTGAAGGATACAATTGCGGAGTTGAAGATTTTGAAGCCAGATGTAAAGATAGTTTTGCTTTATTCAACCCCTGAGACCGAGGGAATTGATGGGGTTGAGGTTCTTGAAAAACCAGAGGATCAGATAACGAGGATTTTTGAGAATCTTAAAAATGTGAAATAA
- a CDS encoding Zn-dependent amino-or carboxypeptidase, M28 family has translation MKKVFLFITAIFLFACSSVRETVDLGLNRISAESIRENISFLASDSLKGRNTPSPELNIAGEFIADKFKQYGLKPVNGSYFQRVEFIKVDLGDENYLTLSRNGEDIDFELGVDFVPYNFGEGKVEAKVVFAGYGITAKEYGYDDYEGIDVKGKIVIVLRDEPQEMDSAGVFDGIRPTRYSFPRYKVQNALEHGAIGVIILPDPLNHFVLKPRGYAWPKIFKNLPRASLPIQLAYLQRDLIPAVEAGEKFIKEIFGDVQVLKEIQRTIDENLKPRSFEIENVKIKMKVSFIKENTYANNVVGFVEGSDKALKDEIIVVGAHYDHVGYFSPSAIGSSEKDSIYNGADDNASGTVGMMEVAKAFGLGKDKPRRGILFIAFCGEEKGLLGSRYYVDNPLFPIEKTIAMVNLDMIGRNSIDSLILIGWSYSEDMKKLVEEENKTIGFRFSYDGEKDFPRSDQANFARKGIPVIFFHSGEHEDYHKVSDETSKINFSKIEKVARLCYKVVYRLANSEIKPKLNQDKLAN, from the coding sequence ATGAAGAAAGTTTTCTTATTTATAACCGCTATTTTCCTTTTTGCATGTTCGTCGGTTAGAGAGACCGTTGACCTTGGTTTAAACAGGATTTCAGCAGAAAGCATTCGGGAAAACATTTCGTTTCTGGCTTCTGACTCTTTAAAGGGAAGAAATACACCAAGTCCAGAACTTAATATAGCAGGTGAATTTATCGCTGATAAGTTCAAACAGTATGGGTTGAAACCAGTTAATGGAAGTTATTTTCAAAGAGTTGAGTTTATAAAGGTTGACCTTGGGGATGAAAACTATCTTACTTTATCAAGAAATGGGGAGGATATAGATTTTGAGCTTGGGGTTGATTTTGTCCCGTATAATTTTGGTGAGGGTAAAGTTGAAGCAAAAGTTGTCTTTGCAGGTTATGGTATTACAGCAAAGGAGTATGGATATGACGATTACGAGGGGATAGATGTTAAGGGGAAGATTGTAATTGTGTTAAGGGATGAACCGCAGGAGATGGATTCGGCAGGTGTTTTTGATGGAATTCGTCCGACAAGGTATTCTTTCCCAAGGTATAAGGTTCAAAACGCACTTGAGCATGGCGCAATTGGTGTTATAATTTTGCCAGACCCATTGAATCATTTTGTTTTAAAGCCACGGGGTTATGCGTGGCCGAAAATTTTTAAAAACCTTCCAAGGGCTTCACTTCCGATTCAACTTGCTTATTTGCAGAGAGATTTGATACCTGCGGTTGAAGCTGGGGAGAAGTTTATTAAAGAAATTTTCGGTGATGTTCAGGTTTTAAAAGAAATTCAACGAACAATTGATGAAAATTTAAAACCAAGGTCTTTTGAAATTGAAAATGTAAAGATAAAAATGAAAGTTAGTTTCATTAAGGAGAATACTTACGCAAACAATGTTGTGGGGTTTGTTGAGGGAAGCGATAAAGCGTTAAAAGATGAAATTATAGTTGTGGGGGCACACTACGACCATGTAGGTTATTTTTCGCCTTCTGCGATCGGCTCGTCTGAAAAAGATAGCATTTACAATGGAGCTGACGATAACGCATCTGGAACTGTGGGAATGATGGAAGTTGCAAAGGCTTTTGGATTGGGCAAGGATAAACCGAGGAGAGGTATTCTTTTTATCGCTTTCTGTGGGGAGGAAAAAGGGTTACTCGGTTCAAGATATTATGTTGATAATCCACTTTTCCCGATTGAAAAAACAATCGCAATGGTAAATCTTGATATGATCGGGCGAAACTCAATTGATAGTTTAATTTTGATCGGGTGGAGCTATAGCGAAGATATGAAAAAATTAGTTGAAGAGGAGAATAAAACAATTGGTTTTAGATTTTCTTATGATGGTGAAAAGGATTTTCCAAGAAGTGATCAAGCAAATTTTGCAAGAAAAGGTATTCCTGTTATTTTCTTCCATTCGGGCGAGCATGAAGATTATCACAAGGTGAGCGATGAAACAAGCAAAATTAATTTTTCTAAGATTGAGAAAGTTGCGAGGCTTTGTTATAAGGTGGTTTACAGGCTTGCAAATTCTGAAATAAAGCCGAAATTAAATCAGGATAAGCTTGCAAATTAA
- a CDS encoding RNA polymerase, sigma subunit, ECF family: MKLKDKIKTLLKQEKRDKKLTDEELLKKQKEFEEEAIPHMQFLYNFAYRMTGNEEDAKDLIQETYMKAFRFWDQYEPGTNIRAWLFKIMKNSYINKYRKATKEPGKVDYDEIQNFYETVRDESFETSDLQEHIFENIFEDEVIEALSKLPDEFRTVVILADIEGQTYEEIAKFLDIPIGTVRSRLHRGRKMLRKELFEFAKKKGYIKGKPEDYEIDDREKD; encoded by the coding sequence ATGAAACTCAAAGATAAGATAAAAACCCTACTCAAACAGGAAAAACGGGATAAAAAATTAACTGACGAAGAACTGTTGAAAAAGCAGAAAGAATTTGAAGAGGAAGCAATACCACACATGCAGTTTCTTTATAACTTCGCCTACCGCATGACTGGAAATGAAGAAGACGCAAAAGATTTAATTCAGGAAACATACATGAAAGCATTTAGATTTTGGGATCAATATGAACCCGGAACAAACATAAGAGCGTGGTTGTTTAAGATAATGAAAAATTCATACATCAATAAGTATCGCAAGGCGACAAAAGAACCTGGAAAAGTTGATTACGATGAAATTCAAAACTTCTATGAAACAGTTCGTGATGAATCGTTTGAAACATCAGACCTTCAGGAACATATCTTTGAAAATATATTTGAAGATGAAGTCATAGAAGCCCTCAGCAAATTGCCCGACGAATTTAGAACCGTTGTCATACTTGCCGATATTGAAGGACAAACATATGAGGAAATTGCTAAATTCCTTGATATACCAATTGGAACTGTTCGCTCAAGATTACACAGAGGAAGAAAAATGTTAAGAAAAGAGCTATTTGAATTTGCAAAGAAAAAGGGATATATAAAAGGTAAACCAGAAGATTATGAAATAGATGACCGGGAAAAAGATTAA
- a CDS encoding Putative zinc-finger, translating into MDCKQTREFLSALVDNEEIDSQTKQKLEEHIWRCATCRTEFELEKKTKQTIQSKVKIIPVPNELITTVLTQIKLLQNGYATSPKNSQISNPSPKPWLEIAFSLGVVIITLAVAIFFISIYEHKMNQKEIIAKEVSGLINHFDSIAQGLAKPEILSDDPEYVKNEVVSKASFMPMIMKIPEFKIIGASIKDPHSSSKNSKCVNLIYRNNDKLIFFHQAPLKTAQLHEDVKKRILKGEWIYDTIGDDSFVIWGTNELVCCAISNMRKEELEKVLKQSW; encoded by the coding sequence ATGGATTGCAAACAAACAAGGGAATTTTTAAGCGCCCTTGTTGATAATGAGGAAATTGACTCACAAACAAAACAAAAATTAGAAGAACATATCTGGAGATGCGCAACTTGTAGAACTGAATTTGAACTTGAAAAAAAGACGAAACAAACAATTCAATCAAAAGTAAAAATAATTCCCGTCCCAAATGAACTCATCACAACGGTTCTAACCCAGATAAAATTACTTCAAAATGGTTACGCCACATCTCCCAAAAACTCACAAATATCAAATCCCTCACCAAAACCATGGCTTGAGATTGCTTTTTCGCTTGGGGTCGTAATAATAACCCTCGCAGTTGCAATTTTTTTCATTTCCATATATGAACATAAAATGAACCAAAAAGAAATAATCGCGAAGGAAGTTTCGGGTTTGATAAATCACTTTGACTCAATTGCTCAGGGGCTGGCGAAACCAGAAATTTTATCCGATGACCCTGAATATGTTAAAAATGAAGTTGTTTCAAAAGCAAGTTTCATGCCGATGATAATGAAAATACCTGAATTTAAAATTATCGGCGCATCAATTAAAGACCCCCATTCATCTTCCAAAAACTCAAAATGCGTAAATCTCATCTACCGAAATAATGATAAATTAATCTTCTTTCACCAAGCACCCTTGAAAACAGCACAGCTTCACGAGGATGTGAAAAAAAGAATTCTTAAAGGTGAATGGATTTATGACACAATTGGAGACGATTCATTCGTGATTTGGGGAACTAACGAACTCGTCTGTTGCGCAATCTCAAATATGCGAAAGGAGGAACTTGAAAAGGTTTTAAAACAAAGCTGGTGA
- a CDS encoding Peroxiredoxin → MKKFLLFLILSLLISCSRKEKPQPETQSLTTHQIFDLVKIENSPHPEKAPNFYWRTNDAEISLYEILKNKVILVNFWATWCGPCVKEIPDLIKIQEELGGQNFEIIGISIDRSISPVLEFTKNAKINYTIIHDPEAKLLEAFGGSIGIPTTYLIDRDGKIVNKYVGARTKEVFANDIKKILK, encoded by the coding sequence ATGAAAAAGTTTTTACTATTTTTAATTCTATCTTTACTTATATCCTGCTCACGAAAAGAAAAACCTCAACCAGAAACCCAATCTTTAACCACACATCAAATTTTTGATCTCGTAAAAATTGAAAATTCACCCCATCCCGAAAAAGCTCCGAACTTTTACTGGCGGACTAATGATGCTGAAATTAGCTTATATGAAATTTTAAAAAACAAAGTTATACTTGTCAATTTCTGGGCAACATGGTGCGGTCCATGCGTTAAAGAAATCCCAGACCTTATAAAGATTCAAGAAGAACTTGGGGGACAAAACTTTGAAATAATTGGCATCTCAATTGACAGATCAATTTCACCAGTCCTTGAATTTACAAAAAACGCAAAGATAAATTACACCATCATCCACGACCCTGAGGCAAAACTCCTTGAGGCATTTGGTGGAAGCATAGGAATACCAACCACATACCTTATTGACAGAGACGGAAAAATTGTAAATAAATATGTAGGTGCAAGAACAAAAGAGGTTTTCGCAAACGATATCAAAAAAATCCTTAAATAA
- a CDS encoding Nucleotide-binding universal stress protein, UspA family, producing MRIKKILLPTDLSPASISAFKYAKSLAEKYGASIYVLHVLENIPILAIHALDLTLERIEKNMAENAKIQLEKIVKENLKTKNKVQIFIRKGVVDEEIVKFADEKKVDLIVMGTHGRTGIEYTILGSIAEKIVRRAKCPVLTVKPEKQS from the coding sequence ATGCGAATTAAGAAAATTCTCCTTCCAACTGACTTATCCCCAGCCTCAATATCTGCTTTCAAATACGCAAAATCACTCGCCGAAAAATACGGCGCTTCTATCTATGTTCTCCATGTCCTTGAGAATATCCCTATTCTGGCAATCCATGCGCTTGACCTTACACTTGAACGAATTGAAAAAAATATGGCTGAAAATGCAAAAATACAGCTTGAAAAAATTGTAAAGGAAAATTTAAAGACAAAAAATAAAGTCCAAATCTTCATAAGAAAAGGCGTCGTTGATGAAGAAATAGTTAAGTTTGCCGATGAGAAAAAAGTTGACCTGATTGTAATGGGAACACATGGCAGAACTGGAATTGAGTATACCATTCTTGGGAGCATAGCAGAGAAAATCGTCCGCAGGGCGAAATGCCCCGTCCTAACAGTAAAACCAGAAAAACAAAGTTAA
- a CDS encoding Fe-S oxidoreductase: MLIKNLLFLLILALSISAFIFNTRKLYLYLKIGKPENRFDKPFERLKRVISIAFGQKKLLREFVAGWMHFFIFWGFVILLTAIIDAILEGLFNINLSIIGKPYRYIALLQDLMGTLVVISIFVALYRRYIQKPKRLQVEKSSKIDATVILILIFLIMLTMFGTYATKINLEGYEYNDLRFASNKLAKFFDNFSYDAQKPLHEIFWWLHILLVLGFLNYLPFSKHLHIITSIPNVYFSSLRPKGKLNPINFENIENVEKFGVLDVEDLTWKQLFDGYTCTECGRCTSACPANLTGKPLSPREIITSIRKRTLEKAPMLLNMKPQSDETIAKTLVYNYITEDELWACTTCMACVQECPVMIEHVQTIVDMRRYLVLTESKFPSELSTTFRNLENNFTPWAFSHSTRGEWAQGLDIKTLAEDPNVEYLLWVGCAGSYDARYKKVAIAVAKLLKLANVKFGILGSEEKCTGDPARRAGNEYLAQMLIQENIQTFSKYNVRKIITICPHCFNTLKNEYPDFGGNYEVYHHVEFLEKLLIEGRLKLTKSVEKKITYHDSCYLGRYNDIYDSPRDILASIKGVKLEEMKRSRDKGLCCGAGGARMFMEEKIGKRINIERTEEALSLNPDVIASACPFCMTMLSDGIKAKDAIDKVEVKDIAEILLEAVEA, translated from the coding sequence ATGCTGATCAAAAACCTGCTTTTTCTTCTTATACTCGCACTTTCAATTTCCGCCTTCATATTTAACACAAGAAAATTATATCTGTATCTTAAAATAGGGAAACCAGAGAACAGATTTGATAAACCTTTTGAAAGGTTAAAAAGAGTTATATCAATAGCATTCGGTCAGAAAAAACTTCTAAGAGAATTTGTCGCAGGATGGATGCACTTTTTTATATTCTGGGGCTTCGTGATTCTGTTAACAGCTATAATTGATGCAATCCTTGAAGGGCTCTTCAATATAAATCTCTCAATAATTGGCAAACCTTATAGATATATAGCTTTACTTCAGGATTTGATGGGAACTCTTGTTGTAATCTCAATCTTTGTCGCACTTTATAGAAGATATATTCAGAAGCCGAAACGACTTCAAGTTGAAAAATCATCAAAAATTGACGCAACAGTTATACTTATTCTCATATTTTTGATAATGCTGACGATGTTCGGAACCTATGCAACCAAAATTAATCTTGAGGGCTATGAATACAATGACTTAAGGTTTGCCTCAAATAAACTTGCTAAATTTTTTGACAATTTCAGCTATGACGCACAAAAACCACTTCACGAGATCTTCTGGTGGCTACATATTTTACTTGTGCTTGGCTTTTTAAACTATCTCCCCTTCTCAAAACATCTACACATAATCACATCAATCCCAAATGTTTATTTCAGCTCCCTTAGACCAAAAGGAAAGCTAAACCCAATAAACTTTGAAAACATTGAAAATGTTGAAAAGTTCGGTGTGCTTGATGTTGAAGATTTGACATGGAAACAACTTTTTGATGGTTACACCTGCACCGAATGCGGTAGATGCACATCTGCCTGCCCTGCAAACTTGACTGGAAAACCTCTCTCACCAAGGGAAATAATAACAAGCATCAGAAAAAGAACATTAGAAAAAGCCCCGATGCTTTTGAACATGAAGCCACAAAGTGACGAAACTATTGCGAAAACGCTTGTTTATAACTATATAACCGAAGACGAGCTCTGGGCATGCACAACTTGCATGGCTTGTGTCCAGGAATGCCCAGTAATGATTGAACATGTGCAAACTATCGTTGATATGAGAAGGTATCTCGTTTTAACAGAATCAAAATTTCCATCCGAACTTTCAACTACATTTAGAAACCTTGAAAATAATTTCACTCCTTGGGCATTTAGTCATTCAACCCGTGGGGAATGGGCACAGGGTCTTGATATAAAAACACTCGCTGAGGATCCAAATGTTGAATATCTTCTATGGGTTGGATGTGCTGGCTCATACGACGCAAGATATAAAAAGGTCGCAATTGCCGTTGCCAAACTCTTAAAACTTGCAAATGTAAAGTTTGGAATTCTCGGAAGCGAAGAAAAATGCACAGGTGACCCAGCCCGAAGGGCTGGCAATGAATACCTTGCCCAAATGCTCATACAAGAAAATATCCAAACATTCTCAAAATACAATGTAAGAAAAATCATAACCATATGTCCTCATTGTTTTAACACATTAAAAAACGAATACCCAGACTTTGGAGGAAATTACGAAGTTTATCATCATGTTGAATTCCTTGAGAAACTTTTAATTGAAGGAAGACTGAAGCTTACAAAATCCGTTGAAAAGAAGATAACTTATCATGATTCTTGCTATCTTGGCAGATACAACGATATTTACGATTCCCCAAGAGATATACTTGCTTCAATTAAAGGAGTAAAACTTGAAGAGATGAAAAGATCAAGGGATAAAGGTTTGTGCTGTGGCGCTGGAGGTGCAAGAATGTTTATGGAGGAAAAAATTGGGAAAAGAATTAATATAGAAAGAACCGAAGAAGCATTAAGTTTAAACCCAGATGTGATCGCATCCGCTTGCCCATTTTGTATGACGATGCTATCAGATGGGATAAAAGCGAAGGACGCAATTGATAAAGTTGAAGTTAAAGATATTGCCGAAATACTTCTTGAAGCTGTTGAAGCATGA
- a CDS encoding 2-oxoglutarate ferredoxin oxidoreductase subunit alpha has protein sequence MIEFLDGNEAIVKGAIDAGCKFFAGYPITPATPILLGMMQELPKVGGFAIQAEDEIASIGFCIGASMAGKKAMTATSGPGISLYSENIGLAIMGETPLVIVDVQRQGPATGSATKDGQGDIQFIRWGTSGGYPIIAISPTTVEECYTFTIYAFNLAEIFRVPVFLVSSKELSMTRQRIDWSKVEKPKVVERKYVPENLTEFKPYYFEKIDDIPLFSPFGGNHIVRYTTSTHDEYGNLLTTPEKIQIMMEHLDKKISEEKIKKYFPHAVKFDNQDGAEILVISYGITARSAIEAVELARERGYKVSHLIINLLWPVPENEIEKATIGIKTIIFPEMNNGQYVLEIERIIDKSKVKIIRINQMNTTLINPKKILDEILKNSGS, from the coding sequence ATGATAGAATTTCTTGATGGAAATGAAGCTATCGTAAAGGGCGCAATTGATGCTGGGTGCAAATTCTTTGCTGGCTATCCAATTACACCAGCAACCCCAATTTTGCTCGGAATGATGCAAGAGCTCCCGAAAGTTGGAGGTTTTGCGATCCAAGCTGAAGATGAAATTGCTTCAATTGGTTTCTGTATAGGAGCATCAATGGCTGGTAAAAAAGCAATGACAGCAACAAGCGGACCTGGAATATCGCTTTATAGCGAAAATATCGGACTTGCTATTATGGGTGAAACCCCACTCGTCATAGTTGACGTCCAACGCCAAGGACCAGCTACAGGTTCAGCAACCAAAGATGGTCAAGGGGATATTCAATTTATAAGGTGGGGCACTTCAGGAGGTTACCCCATCATCGCAATATCCCCAACAACAGTTGAAGAATGCTATACTTTCACAATTTATGCATTTAACCTTGCGGAAATTTTCCGTGTCCCCGTTTTTCTCGTCTCAAGCAAAGAACTCTCAATGACAAGACAAAGAATTGATTGGTCAAAAGTTGAAAAACCAAAAGTTGTTGAAAGAAAATATGTCCCTGAAAACTTAACTGAATTTAAACCTTATTACTTTGAAAAAATTGATGATATTCCCTTGTTTTCCCCCTTTGGAGGGAATCACATAGTTAGATACACCACCTCAACCCATGATGAATATGGAAACTTGCTGACAACCCCTGAAAAAATTCAAATAATGATGGAACACCTTGATAAAAAAATAAGCGAGGAAAAAATAAAAAAATACTTCCCTCACGCCGTAAAATTTGATAATCAAGACGGTGCTGAAATACTTGTTATATCTTATGGAATAACAGCAAGAAGTGCAATTGAAGCAGTTGAACTCGCACGAGAAAGAGGTTATAAAGTTTCACATTTGATTATAAACCTCTTATGGCCAGTCCCCGAAAATGAAATTGAAAAAGCAACAATTGGAATTAAAACAATAATCTTTCCAGAAATGAACAACGGACAATATGTTCTTGAAATTGAAAGAATAATTGATAAGTCCAAAGTTAAAATCATCCGAATAAACCAAATGAACACAACACTTATAAACCCCAAAAAAATTTTAGATGAAATCTTAAAAAATAGCGGGAGTTAA